A segment of the Streptomyces sp. ITFR-21 genome:
CGAGGTGCTGGCCCTGGTCGGGCCGAACGGCGCGGGCAAGTCGACGCTGCTGGGGGCGCTGGCCGGGGACGTACCCGCCGCGTCCGGCGAGCTGACCGTCGGCGGGGCGCCGCCGGCCGCGTGGTCGCCGGGGCAGCTGGCGCTGCGCCGGGCGGTGCTGCCGCAGTCGTCGCCGCTGGCGTTCCCGTTCACCGCCGAGGAGGTGGTACGGATGGGGCGGGCGCCCTGGGCGGGGACGGCGCTGGCCGACGAGGACGATCCGGCGGTGGCGGAGGCGATGGCGGCGACCGAGGTCACCGGCTTCGCGGTACGGCCCTACCCCGCGCTGTCCGGGGGTGAGCGGGCCCGGGTCGCGCTGGCCAGGGTGCTGGCGCAGCGGGCGCCGCTGCTGCTGCTCGACGAGCCCACCGCGGCGCTCGACCTGCACCACCAGGAGCTCGTGCTGCGGGTCTGCCGGGCGCAGGCGGCACTCGGCCGGGCGGTGGTGATCGTGCTGCACGACCTGGGTCTGGCCGCCGCGCACGCCCACCGCGTCGCGGTCCTGTCGGCCGGCCGCGTCGCCGCCGACGGCCCGCCCGCGGCGGTGCTCACCGCGGACCTGCTGACGGCGGTCTACCGGCACCCCGTGGAGATCCTCCCGCATCCGCGTACGGGCCACCCCCTGATCCTCCCGGAGCGGTGAGGCCGCGGGGGCCCGCCGGGGGGCCGGGGGCCGCGCCGGGCGGGTGCGGGCCTGTGGCGGCGGAGCGGGGGCGGCCGGAGAATGCAGGTACGTCCCTGCCCGGGGCCGACCGCCGCCGGGGGACGGTCCGTGCGAACCAGGCACTCACACCCCCGAGGAGCCCCCATTGCGCATCGCCACACCCCGCCGGTACCTGATGTGCCCGCCGGCGCACTTCCGCGTGACGTACTCGATCAATCCGTGGATGGACCCGACCAAACCGGTGGACGCGGCGCTCGCGCTGTTCCAGTGGGAGGACCTGCGGGACCGGTACCGGGCGCTCGGCCACACCGTGGAGGTGCTGGAGCCGCTGCCGGGGCTGCCGGACATGGTGTTCGCGGCGAACGGCGCGACGGTGGTGGACGGCCGGGTGCTGGGCGCGCGCTTCGCCAACCCCGAGCGGACCGCGGAGGCGCCCGCGCACCTGGCGTGGTTCCGGGCGCACGGCTTCACCGGGGTGCGGGAGCCGGAGCACGTCAACGAGGCGGAGGGGGACTTCGCGGTCACCGCGTCCTGGCTGCTGGCCGGGCGGGGCTTCCGCAGCAGTCCGCTCGCCCACGCCGAGGCGCAGGAGTTCTTCGGGCGGCCGGTGATCGGTCTGGAGCTGACCGACCCGCGCTTCTACCATCTGGACACCGCGCTGGCCGTCCTGGACGACGCGCGCGACGAGATCATGTACTACCCCGGCGCCTTCTCCCCCGGCAGCCGCGCGGTCCTCGCCCGGCTCTTCCCCGACGCGCTCCTCGCCACGGCCGAGGACGCCGCCGCCCTCGGCCTCAACGCGGTCAGCGACGCCCGCCACGTCCTCCTCCCGCGCGCCGCCACGGGCCTCCACGAGCCGTTGCGCTCCCGCGGCTTCGAGCCGGTCCCGGTCGATCTGTCCGAACTTCACAAGGCGGGCGGCAGCGTCAAATGCTGCACCCAGGAACTCCGCCCACCCACCTGACCGTCCCTCCCCCACCTGCCCGGCCGTCCCGCCGGATCCTCGGCCGCCCGGTCCCCGCGGCCCCCGGACCATGCCGTCCGGTGCCGCGCGCCCCGTTCTCGGCGGGGCGCCCTCGCCGGCCGACGGCTGACCGGCCGGGGGCGCGGGGAACCGCGCGCCTGAAGCTTCCCCCTGATCGTGGACACCCGGAGACCGGGACCTGAGGTTCCAGAGGAAGTGGCACCGGGTGGGAAGCGAGTACACGAGGCGGTGCACCGGGGAGTTCGAACGGGACGCCATCGCGCTCGTCGACTCCCCGGGCAGAACGGTCACCGCCGTCGCGCGGGAACTCGGCATCAGCTCCGAGGCCCCGCGCGGCCGGTACCGCCGGGCCGAGGCCGACCAGGCCGAGGCGCCCCGGACGAGCTGGCCAGCGCGGAGCGTGAGGAACCGCGCCGGCTGCGCAGGGAGGCCGCGAACAGCAGCAGACGGTCGGGATCCTGAGAAAAGCGACGGCCTTCTTCGTGAAGGAAAGCGACCGGTGACCACGTCGTACCGGTTGATCCATGCGGAGAAAACGAACTACCCGATCGTGTTGCTGTGCCGGGTGCTGCACGGAGCAGCGCCCTCGCGCCGGCGGCGACCCGCGCCCCCGCCGTGGGCGGCCGGGCGGTTCCCCGCGCCCCCTGGAAACCCGCCTCCCGGCGCGACGGCCCCCGCCCCGGGAGGGGCACCGTTGTCGGCGGGGGCAGGCCCGGGGCGGGGGTGCGGCAGGAGGCTTAGAGTGCGGGCATGGGTGGAATGCCGCAGCACGCGGGGTATGACGTCGTGATCGTGGGCGGGGGGCACAACGGGCTGGTGGCCGCCGCGCATCTGGGGCGGGCCGGGCGGCGGGTGCTGGTGCTGGAGCGGCTGGACCGGACCGGTGGGGCCGCGGTGTCGGCGCGGGCGTTCGGCGGGGTGGACGCGCGGCTGTCGCGGTACTCGTACCTGGTGAGCCTGCTGCCCCGGAAGATCGTGGACGACCTGGGGCTGCGGTTCGCGGTGCGGCGCCGGCGCATCTCCTCGTACAGCCCGCGGGGCGGGAGCGGGCTGCTGGTGGACTCCGGGGACGCCGGCCGGACCCGGGAACAGTTCGTCCGGCTCACCGGCTCGGACCGGGACTTCGAGGCGTGGCAGCGCTTCTACGGCATGACCCGGCACGTCGCGGAACGGGTCTTCCCGACACTGACCGGCCCGCTGCCGACCCGGGCCGAACTGGAGCGCCGGATCGACGACCCGGCTGCCTGGGAGGCGCTGTTCGAGCGGCCGATCGGCGAGACCGTGGAGCGGGAGTTCACCGACGACCTGGTCCGCGGCGTGGTCCTCACCGACGCGCTGATCGGCACCTTCACGCACGCCCACGACCCGTCACTGCGGCAGAACCGCTGCTTCCTCTACCACGTGATCGGCGGCGGCACCGGCGACTGGGACGTGCCGGTCGGCGGGATGGGCGCCTTCACCGACGCGCTGGCGGACGCGGCCCGCGCGGCCGGTGTCGAAATCGTCACCGGGGCCGAGGTGACCGCGATCGCGACCGACGGGGTACGGGCGGAGGTGGCGTACGGCGAGGGCCGTACCGTCGGCGCCCGGCACGTGCTGGTCAACGCGTCCCCGTACGCGCTGGCCGGGCTGCTCGGCGGGCGGCCGCCGGCCCGCCCGGAGGGCGCCCAGCTGAAGGTCAACATGCTGCTGCGGCGGCTGCCGAGGCTGCGGGACGGGGGTGTGGACCCCCGGGAGGCGTTCGCCGGCACCTTCCACGTCGCCGAGTCGTACCGGCAGTTGCAGACCGCGTACGAGCAGGCCGCCGCGGGCCGGCTGCCGGACGCGCCGCCGTCGGAGATCTACTGCCACAGCCTGACCGACCCGTCGGTCCTCTCCCCCGAGCTGGCCGCGCAGGGCACGCACACCCTGACGCTGTTCGGGCTGCACACGCCCGCCCGGCTCTTCGCACAGGACCCGGAGGGCGCCAAGGCCGCGCTGCTGAAGGCGACGCTGGCGCAGCTGGACGCGGTGCTGGCCGAGCCGATCGCGGACTGCCTTGCGCTGGACGCGGACGGGCGGCCGTGCCTGGAGGCGAAGTCCCCGGTGGACCTGGAGCGCGAGGTGGGCCTGCCCGGCGGCCACATCTTCCACCGCGACCTCAGCTGGCCGTACGCGGCGCGGTCGGGACCGGACACGGACGGCGGCGCGCCGGACGGCGCCCGGCCCGACGGCGGCGCCGCGGCCGGCACCGCACCCGGTACGGCCGCCGACGCCTCGGCCGGTTCCGCGGCCGGTGGCGGGAATGAAGTGATCGGCGCCACCGGTCGCTGGGGAGTCGGCACGGGGTATGCGAACGTCTACCTCTGCGGCGCGGGCGCGGTCCGCGGCGGCGGAGTCAGCGGTGTCCCGGGGCACAACGCGGCGATGGCGGTACTGGAGAAGGCATGATGACCCACAGACCCAGGATCATTCACCACAGGGACGGCACCCGCCGCTCGATCGGCCGTCAGTGGCTGCGCGGCGGCAGCAAGTGGCACACCCTCACCGCGGGCGACCTGCCCGGACAGCGCCGGGGCACCGCCGACGTGGTGGTGGACTGCGCGGTGTACGAGGACGGCTGCCGGGTGGCGTCGATCCCGCCGCAGGAGGCGCTGGCGGAGGCCAGGAAGCGGCCGGGCGGCTTCGCCTGGATCGGGCTGCACCAGCCGGAGTACGAGCACCTCGCCGAGATCGCCGAGGTGTTCGGGCTGCATCCGCTGGCGGTGGAGGACGCGGTGCGGGCGCATCAGCGGCCGAAGCTGGAGCGGTACGGCGACACGCTGTTCCTGGTGCTGAAGACGATTGTCTTCGTCGAGCACGAGAAGCTCACCGCGACCAGCGAGGTGGTCGACACCGGTGAGCTGATGATCTTCCTGGGCGCCGACTTCGTGGTGGTGGTACGGCACGGCAGCGCGCCCGGCCTGACCCGGGTCCGGCGGGCCCTGGAGAGCCGCCCGGAGATGCTCGGGCACGGCCCGGCCGCGGTGCTGCACGCGATCACCGACCAGGTGGTGGACGACTACCTCGACGTCGTCGACGAGGTGGAACGCGACGTGGACGAGCTGGAGTCCGACGTGTTCTCCGCCAACCACGACGACGACGCGGAGCGGATCTACCAGCTCAAGCGGGAGCTGATCGAGTTCAAGCGGGCGGTGCACCCGATGGCCCGCCCGCTCCAGCGGCTGAGCGAGGAGAGCGACGCGCTGATCGGTGCCGAGATCGGCCGCTACTTCCGCGACGTGGCGGACCACCTGGCGCACGTCCGGGAGCGGCTGACCGGCTACGGCGAGCTGGTGGACGGCCTGCTGGCGGCCAATCTCAGCCAATTGGCGGTGCAGCAGAACGTGGACATGCGGCGGATCAGCGCGGCGGCGGCGATCCTGGCCATCCCCACCATGATCGCCGGGTTCTACGGCATGAACTTCGAGCACATGCCGGAGCTGCGCTGGACCTTCGGCTACCCGCTGATGCTCGGGGTCACGGCGACCCTGTCGGCGCTGTGCTACCGGGCCTTCCGCCGCTACGGCTGGCTCTGAGGCGCTGGCTCCGGCCGCTGGCCGCCGTCCGGCGCGGTCGCGGGCGGCGGCCAGGGGTCGCCCCAGTCGGTGTCCCTGGCCACGCGGTAGTCGGCGCCGTGCCGTTTGGTGACGGTGGCGCGGGTCAGGGCGCCGTCGCGGGTGCACAGGTCGAGCAGGACCTGGCCCTTGCGGATCTGCGGGTGGCGTACGACGCGGTTCGCGGCGGGGACGGCGGGGACGGCGGCGGGGCGGACCGCGGCCACGTAGGAGAACTTCTCGTCCTCGTAGGGCAGCGTGCCGCCCTTGATCCGCCGGTGCAGCGAGGTGCGCGGCACGCGGGCGGCGAAGTGGCACCAGTCGGTACCGGTGACCGGGCAGGCCGCGTCGTGCGGGCAGGGCGCGAGGACGGTCAGGCCGGCCGCGACGAGCCGGGCGCGGGCCTCGACGATCCGGGCGTAGCCGTCGGGGGTACCGGGTTCGGCGATCACCAGCGCGCCGCGGGTGGCGGCGGCAGCGGCGTCGACCAGTGCGCCGCGGTCGGCCGCGGTGAGCTCGCCGACCACGTACGAGACGGTGACCAGGTCGGCGGCCGGCAGCCGGGGGGTGCCGCCGAGCGGTGCCCTGGTCCACGCGGCGTCGCGTACGGCGGGCAGTTCGGCGAGCCGGGCGAGGTCCCGGCCGAGGTCGAGGGCGGCCTGCGACCAGTCCAGGACGGTGCTGGTGTGCGGTGCCGGCGCGTCGGCCCAGGTCCCGGCCACCGCCCAGGTGGCCGCGCCGGTGCCGCCGCCCAGGTCCAGATGGGTGGCGGGCGTCCACGCGCCGGCCTGCTCCCGCAGCGCCTCCAGCGCGGCCCGGACGGCGGCGTAGGTGGCGGGCATCCGGTACGCGGCGTAGGCGGCGGCGTCGGCCGCGTCCCGCAGGACGGGCGCGGCGGTCGGGGTCGTACCCCGGTAGTTCTCGATCAGTCGCTCGACCTGGGGCCAGGCCCGGCTGGGCACGGTGGCCCGCAGCCGGTCGGTGAGCGCGTCGCGCAGGTCGTCGGGGAGAGGCACGGTGGGCACAAGCCCCAACTGTAAGGGGCGGCCACACCAGCCTCCTCACTCGTGCGGCCGCTTCCGCCGGAAGGGCCATACTTGCGTGAACTCGGTCATAACTTGGTCTCGAATCCGTGCAATATGCAGCGCGCGACCACCCGTTTGGCCTACCGTTCGCAGGTGTCAGGGCGCGACCAGCGCTTGGGGAAGTGCTGGGCCGCCCAGTTCAGTCGCGATGTGCCATGGGGGGTCCATGCGGCGTGTCGGAACAAACCCGGTCATACCGGGCGCGTCCACATCGGTGGAAAGCGAGCCCAGACCCGGGCGGAGTCCCACTCCGCCTCCCTTCGAGACCAGGGCATCGGGGACCACCGATGCCCTTGGTGTGCCCGGCGACTACCGCAGGCGCCGGCGGCACGGCAAGCACAGTGTGCGCGGCGCGCACAGCACGTACCGCGACAAGGCGGCCTGGTACCGGCCGCTCGCCCTCGCGGTGGACGTCCTCGGGATCGGCGTCCCCGCTTTTCTGGTCCTGCGCCACACCGGCCAGCCGCACCCGCTCGGGTGCGCCCTGGTCGCCGCGTCCCTGTGGACGGCCGTCCGCGCGGCACGGCGCCGGTACGCGGCCGACGTACTGGGGGAGACCCGCGGCGTCCTCGCGGCGCTCTCCGACTGGGTGGTGCTGCTCGGGGCGCTGGCCATGGTCCGCACCGCCTGCGGTGAGATCGTCGCACCGCTGCTGGCCGTCGCCGGCGTGGCCTCCGGGCCGCTGCTGACGATGGTCGCCAGCAACCTGACCCAGCGCCACCTCATCTCGGAGCGCCGCTCCGCGCAGGCGGTCCGCAGGGTCCTGGTCATCGGTGAACCGAGCACCGCCGACCACGTGGTGGGACACCTGGCGGGCCGCACCGACCACGCGTACGTGGTGGTCGGGGTGGTTCCGGTGGGCAACGCCCGGCTGGAGTGCGGGGCTCCGGTCACCGCGCGGCTCGGCTCGGTCGACCCGCAGAACATCACCGCGGACGCGGCCACCGTACTGGCCGCCGCCCGCGAGCACCACGCCGAACTGGTCCTGGTCTCGCCCGGCCCGCGGCTGTCCGCGGACCGGCTGCGCCGGCTGTGCTGGGCGCTGCACGACGCGAAAGTGCCGGTGGCGATCCTGCCGGGCCTGATCGACGTGGCGGTGCGCCGGGTGCAGCTGGACGCGCCCGGCGGGCTGGCCGTGCTGCACGTCGCCCCGCCGCTGAACCGCGGCTTCCAGGTGGGGCTGAAGGCCGTGGTGGACCGGGTGGGCGCGGCCTTCGGGCTGCTCGCGCTGGCCCCGCTGTTCGGCGTGGTGGCGCTGGCCATCCGGTGCACCTCGCCGGGGCCGGTGTTCTACAAGCAGACCCGGTACGGGCAGAACTGCACGCCGTTCATGATGTACAAGTTCCGCACGATGGTCGCCGACGCGGACGCCCGCAAGGCGGATCTGGAGCGCACGGGCGCCAACGAGAACGACGGCCTGATGTTCAAGATGCGCCGCGACCCCCGGGTGACCCGGGTCGGCGGGGCGCTGCGCCGCTACTCGCTCGACGAACTCCCGCAGCTGGTCAACGTGCTGCGGGGCGAGATGTCGCTCGTCGGTCCGCGTCCGCCGCTGCCCGACGAGGTGGCGCGCTACGACAAGGTCGAGGTGCGGCGGCTCGCCGTCAAGCCCGGCATCACCGGGCTGTGGCAGGTCAGCGGACGCAGTGACCTGTCGTGGGACGAGACCGTCACGCTGGACCTGCGGTACGTCGACAACTGGTCGTTCACCACGGACGTCGACGTGATGGCCCGCACCCTGCGGGCCGTCGTCGACGGACGCGGCGCGTACTGACGGGGGCGCCGGCCCCACCCGAACGGCCCGGCGCCGGGTGCCCTCCAGGGCCCGGCGCCGGGCCGCTCCCCGTCGGGGACCGTCACGGACCGTCCGGCCGCGCCTCCCCGGCCTCCCCGGCCTCCTTCGGCGGCACCCCCGGCTCCGGCGGCACCTGCGCGTCGCCTGGCGGTGCGGCGGGCGGCGGCGGAAGGGCGGTCGATGGCGTGTCGCGGGACGGTACGGAAACGGGTGGCGCGGAAGCGGACGGTACGTCGACGGGGGCCGTGGCGGCCGAGGACACCGGAGGAGCGGCTGGCCGCGCGTCGCCGCTTACGGAAACGGGCGGCGGCGGTACGGCGACCGGTGGCGCGGCAGGCTGCGGCGGTACGGCAGTCGGCGGCGCGTCGCCGGGCCGTACGGCGGCCGGGGCCGGGGCGGCTGACGGCCGGGCGAGCGGGGGGCCCGCGGGGCGGGGCGGGGGCAGGGCCTCGGCCAGCAGCGCGTCGATCCGGCTCAGCCCGGCCTCGCGGGTGAGGTGGGCGTCGGCGTAGGCGGGACCGGAGGCGGACAGGGCGGCGGCGCGGGCCGGGTCGGCGGTCAGGGCGCCCACGGCGGCGAGCAGCGCCCGCGGGTCCTCCGGCAGCACCAGCACGCCGGCGCCCGAGCGCCGCAGCTCCTGGGCGGTCGCGCCCTGCGGCGGGACCGCGGCGACGACCGGGCGGCCCGCGGCCAGGTAGGCGGCGAGCTCCGGCGGCACACCGGTGCCGCCGGCCGACGCCCGCTGCGCGACCAGCAGCACGTCGGCGGCGGCCAGTACGTCCGGGTACTGCGTGTCGTCCGGCGTCGGCGGGAAGTCGAGGTTGGGCAGGCCGCCAGCCACCGCCCGAAGCTCCTCGCGGCGTTCGCCCTCGCCCATCAGCACCACCCGCAGTCCCGGGTCGAGCCGGGCCGCCGCGACCAGCACGTC
Coding sequences within it:
- the corA gene encoding magnesium/cobalt transporter CorA, with amino-acid sequence MMTHRPRIIHHRDGTRRSIGRQWLRGGSKWHTLTAGDLPGQRRGTADVVVDCAVYEDGCRVASIPPQEALAEARKRPGGFAWIGLHQPEYEHLAEIAEVFGLHPLAVEDAVRAHQRPKLERYGDTLFLVLKTIVFVEHEKLTATSEVVDTGELMIFLGADFVVVVRHGSAPGLTRVRRALESRPEMLGHGPAAVLHAITDQVVDDYLDVVDEVERDVDELESDVFSANHDDDAERIYQLKRELIEFKRAVHPMARPLQRLSEESDALIGAEIGRYFRDVADHLAHVRERLTGYGELVDGLLAANLSQLAVQQNVDMRRISAAAAILAIPTMIAGFYGMNFEHMPELRWTFGYPLMLGVTATLSALCYRAFRRYGWL
- a CDS encoding phytoene desaturase family protein, giving the protein MPQHAGYDVVIVGGGHNGLVAAAHLGRAGRRVLVLERLDRTGGAAVSARAFGGVDARLSRYSYLVSLLPRKIVDDLGLRFAVRRRRISSYSPRGGSGLLVDSGDAGRTREQFVRLTGSDRDFEAWQRFYGMTRHVAERVFPTLTGPLPTRAELERRIDDPAAWEALFERPIGETVEREFTDDLVRGVVLTDALIGTFTHAHDPSLRQNRCFLYHVIGGGTGDWDVPVGGMGAFTDALADAARAAGVEIVTGAEVTAIATDGVRAEVAYGEGRTVGARHVLVNASPYALAGLLGGRPPARPEGAQLKVNMLLRRLPRLRDGGVDPREAFAGTFHVAESYRQLQTAYEQAAAGRLPDAPPSEIYCHSLTDPSVLSPELAAQGTHTLTLFGLHTPARLFAQDPEGAKAALLKATLAQLDAVLAEPIADCLALDADGRPCLEAKSPVDLEREVGLPGGHIFHRDLSWPYAARSGPDTDGGAPDGARPDGGAAAGTAPGTAADASAGSAAGGGNEVIGATGRWGVGTGYANVYLCGAGAVRGGGVSGVPGHNAAMAVLEKA
- a CDS encoding heme ABC transporter ATP-binding protein; protein product: MRRPGTRRGRPVPPAAPAPGDVLAYARDLRVRLGERPVLDGVELTVRAGEVLALVGPNGAGKSTLLGALAGDVPAASGELTVGGAPPAAWSPGQLALRRAVLPQSSPLAFPFTAEEVVRMGRAPWAGTALADEDDPAVAEAMAATEVTGFAVRPYPALSGGERARVALARVLAQRAPLLLLDEPTAALDLHHQELVLRVCRAQAALGRAVVIVLHDLGLAAAHAHRVAVLSAGRVAADGPPAAVLTADLLTAVYRHPVEILPHPRTGHPLILPER
- the ddaH gene encoding dimethylargininase, which encodes MRIATPRRYLMCPPAHFRVTYSINPWMDPTKPVDAALALFQWEDLRDRYRALGHTVEVLEPLPGLPDMVFAANGATVVDGRVLGARFANPERTAEAPAHLAWFRAHGFTGVREPEHVNEAEGDFAVTASWLLAGRGFRSSPLAHAEAQEFFGRPVIGLELTDPRFYHLDTALAVLDDARDEIMYYPGAFSPGSRAVLARLFPDALLATAEDAAALGLNAVSDARHVLLPRAATGLHEPLRSRGFEPVPVDLSELHKAGGSVKCCTQELRPPT
- a CDS encoding small ribosomal subunit Rsm22 family protein is translated as MPTVPLPDDLRDALTDRLRATVPSRAWPQVERLIENYRGTTPTAAPVLRDAADAAAYAAYRMPATYAAVRAALEALREQAGAWTPATHLDLGGGTGAATWAVAGTWADAPAPHTSTVLDWSQAALDLGRDLARLAELPAVRDAAWTRAPLGGTPRLPAADLVTVSYVVGELTAADRGALVDAAAAATRGALVIAEPGTPDGYARIVEARARLVAAGLTVLAPCPHDAACPVTGTDWCHFAARVPRTSLHRRIKGGTLPYEDEKFSYVAAVRPAAVPAVPAANRVVRHPQIRKGQVLLDLCTRDGALTRATVTKRHGADYRVARDTDWGDPWPPPATAPDGGQRPEPAPQSQP
- a CDS encoding sugar transferase; the protein is MPGDYRRRRRHGKHSVRGAHSTYRDKAAWYRPLALAVDVLGIGVPAFLVLRHTGQPHPLGCALVAASLWTAVRAARRRYAADVLGETRGVLAALSDWVVLLGALAMVRTACGEIVAPLLAVAGVASGPLLTMVASNLTQRHLISERRSAQAVRRVLVIGEPSTADHVVGHLAGRTDHAYVVVGVVPVGNARLECGAPVTARLGSVDPQNITADAATVLAAAREHHAELVLVSPGPRLSADRLRRLCWALHDAKVPVAILPGLIDVAVRRVQLDAPGGLAVLHVAPPLNRGFQVGLKAVVDRVGAAFGLLALAPLFGVVALAIRCTSPGPVFYKQTRYGQNCTPFMMYKFRTMVADADARKADLERTGANENDGLMFKMRRDPRVTRVGGALRRYSLDELPQLVNVLRGEMSLVGPRPPLPDEVARYDKVEVRRLAVKPGITGLWQVSGRSDLSWDETVTLDLRYVDNWSFTTDVDVMARTLRAVVDGRGAY